From a region of the Enterobacter cancerogenus genome:
- the pxpC gene encoding 5-oxoprolinase subunit PxpC has product MLTLIRAGLYTSVQDAGRFGMRQSGVSYCGALDRPALEIANVLVGNPGSTAALEITLGQCVIEFGQETWFALTGAGCDATLDGKAVWTGWRLRAQAGQRLTLNRPSHGVRSYLAVAGGLDVPDVLGSCSTDAKAGIGGHEGRLLRDGDRLAIKPADRHFSTAQGVKQLLWGNQIRALPGPEYHEFDAASQASFWRSPWKISPQSNRMGYRLQGQPLTRTTDRELLSHGLLPGVIQVPPNGQPIVLMNDAQTTGGYPRIACIIEADRYHLAQIPLGQPIHFVQCTLEEALKARQDQQRYLEQLAWRLDGKD; this is encoded by the coding sequence ATGTTAACGCTTATTCGCGCCGGGCTTTACACCTCGGTACAGGATGCCGGGCGCTTTGGCATGCGCCAGTCCGGCGTGAGCTATTGCGGCGCGCTCGACCGGCCTGCGCTTGAAATTGCAAACGTGCTGGTGGGCAACCCCGGCAGCACGGCGGCGCTGGAGATTACGCTCGGACAGTGCGTGATTGAATTCGGCCAGGAGACCTGGTTTGCGCTTACCGGCGCAGGCTGCGATGCAACGCTTGACGGTAAAGCGGTCTGGACGGGCTGGCGTCTCAGGGCGCAAGCGGGCCAGCGACTGACCCTCAACCGTCCTTCGCACGGCGTACGCAGTTACCTTGCCGTCGCCGGAGGCCTTGACGTGCCTGACGTCCTTGGCTCGTGCAGTACCGACGCAAAAGCGGGCATTGGCGGGCATGAAGGACGCTTGCTGCGCGACGGCGATCGCCTGGCTATCAAGCCTGCGGATCGGCATTTTTCCACCGCCCAGGGCGTGAAGCAGCTGCTGTGGGGAAATCAGATCCGCGCTTTGCCAGGGCCGGAATATCATGAGTTCGACGCGGCGTCTCAGGCATCCTTCTGGCGCTCGCCGTGGAAGATCAGCCCGCAAAGTAACCGCATGGGCTATCGCCTGCAGGGGCAGCCGCTGACCCGCACAACCGACCGCGAGCTGCTCTCGCACGGCCTGCTGCCAGGCGTGATTCAGGTTCCACCGAACGGGCAGCCTATCGTGCTGATGAACGATGCGCAAACTACCGGTGGATACCCGCGTATTGCCTGCATTATTGAAGCCGATCGCTACCATCTGGCGCAGATCCCGCTTGGTCAGCCGATCCATTTTGTACAATGTACGCTGGAAGAGGCGCTCAAAGCCCGGCAGGATCAGCAGCGCTACCTGGAGCAACTGGCCTGGAGGCTGGATGGCAAAGATTGA
- the pxpB gene encoding 5-oxoprolinase subunit PxpB: protein MQRARCYLLGETAVVLELEPPVTLATQKRIWRLAQRLPEMPGVVEAIPGMNNITVVLRHPHTGALDAIERLQRWWEESEALEPESRSIEIPVVYGREGGPDLGVVAQHSGLTEKQVVEMHASVNYVVWFVGFQPGFPYLGGLPSELHTPRRAEPRLSVPAGTVAIGGEQTGIYPLASPGGWQLIGHTSTPLFEPRQDAPILLRPGDTLRFIPQKEGVC from the coding sequence GTGCAGCGAGCGCGTTGTTATCTTCTGGGCGAAACCGCCGTGGTTCTGGAACTTGAACCACCGGTGACGCTTGCCACGCAAAAGCGTATCTGGCGGCTGGCCCAGCGTCTGCCGGAGATGCCGGGGGTGGTTGAAGCCATTCCGGGTATGAATAATATCACCGTGGTGCTGCGTCACCCGCACACGGGGGCGCTGGATGCCATTGAACGATTGCAGCGCTGGTGGGAGGAGAGCGAGGCGCTGGAGCCGGAGTCCAGATCCATTGAAATCCCGGTGGTTTATGGCAGGGAAGGCGGGCCGGATCTTGGTGTCGTGGCGCAACACAGTGGTTTAACCGAGAAGCAGGTGGTTGAAATGCATGCTTCGGTAAATTACGTGGTCTGGTTCGTTGGCTTCCAGCCAGGTTTTCCGTATCTGGGCGGGCTGCCGTCAGAGCTGCATACCCCCCGTCGCGCCGAGCCGCGCCTGAGCGTACCCGCGGGGACGGTGGCGATCGGCGGTGAGCAGACCGGCATCTACCCGCTTGCCTCGCCCGGCGGCTGGCAGCTTATCGGACACACGTCCACCCCATTATTTGAACCACGCCAGGATGCGCCAATACTTCTGCGTCCCGGCGACACCCTTCGCTTTATCCCGCAGAAGGAGGGGGTATGTTAA
- a CDS encoding type 2 GTP cyclohydrolase I, giving the protein MNNHELERLINEKLNTAAFSDYGPNGLQVEGRDKVQKIITGVTASQALLDEAVRQQADAVIVHHGYFWKNEAPVIRGMKRNRLKTLLANDINLYGYHLPLDAHPELGNNVQLAQLLGITVKGEIEPLVPWGELAMPVPGLELASWIEARLGRRPLWCGDTGPDLVKRVAWCTGGGQGFIDSAARFGVDAFITGEVSEQTIHSAREQGLHFYAAGHHATERGGIRALGEWLTENTDLDVTFIDIPNPA; this is encoded by the coding sequence ATGAACAACCACGAACTTGAACGACTGATTAACGAGAAGCTCAACACCGCCGCCTTCAGCGACTACGGCCCGAACGGCCTGCAGGTTGAAGGGCGCGATAAGGTGCAAAAAATTATCACCGGCGTGACGGCAAGCCAGGCGCTGCTGGATGAGGCGGTACGCCAGCAGGCGGACGCCGTGATCGTCCATCACGGTTACTTCTGGAAAAACGAAGCGCCGGTTATTCGCGGTATGAAGCGTAACCGGCTAAAAACGCTGCTGGCGAACGACATCAACCTCTACGGCTATCATCTGCCGCTGGACGCGCACCCGGAACTGGGAAATAACGTGCAGCTGGCGCAGCTGCTGGGGATCACCGTGAAGGGGGAAATCGAGCCGCTGGTGCCGTGGGGCGAGCTGGCGATGCCGGTTCCGGGGCTGGAGCTGGCCTCGTGGATTGAAGCGCGTCTGGGGCGTCGTCCGCTGTGGTGCGGTGACACAGGGCCGGATCTGGTGAAGCGCGTCGCCTGGTGTACCGGCGGTGGTCAGGGCTTTATTGATAGCGCGGCACGTTTTGGCGTTGATGCCTTCATTACCGGCGAAGTCTCCGAGCAAACCATCCACTCCGCCCGCGAGCAGGGGCTGCATTTCTACGCGGCGGGGCATCATGCAACGGAGCGCGGCGGCATTCGCGCGCTCGGGGAGTGGCTGACAGAAAATACCGATCTGGATGTGACCTTTATAGATATTCCTAATCCGGCCTGA
- the phrB gene encoding deoxyribodipyrimidine photo-lyase produces the protein MPTHLVWFRADLRVHDNIALAAACRAKDARVLALFIGTPEQWQQHDMAPRQAAYLCAHLNELQRSLGEKGIPLIYKEVSDFSAQLQAVQAICDEHDVTHLFYNYQYEFNEQQRDRQLENRLDTVVCQGFDDSVMLPPGSVMTGNHEMYKVFTPFKNAFIKRLKEALPECVAAPAARGEALTDLPELTFDYPQQAFDETLFPADEKAAITQLRHFCKQGAAEYESQRDFPAVEGTSRLSACLALGVLSPRQCLHRLLAEQPQALDGAAGAVWLNELIWREFYRHLMTYHPDLCKHRPFIRWTENVKWQQNDDRLRAWQNGMTGYPIVDAAMRQLNATGWMHNRLRMITASFLVKDLLIDWRVGERYFISQLIDGDLAANNGGWQWAASTGTDAAPYFRIFNPTTQGQRFDADGEFIRHWLPELNEVPAKAIHEPWTWADKQGVTLDYPRPLVDHKQARVATLAAYEAARNA, from the coding sequence ATGCCCACCCATCTGGTTTGGTTTCGCGCGGATCTGCGCGTTCACGACAACATCGCCCTGGCGGCAGCCTGCCGCGCCAAAGACGCCCGCGTGCTGGCACTGTTTATTGGGACCCCCGAGCAGTGGCAGCAGCATGATATGGCACCCCGACAGGCGGCCTACCTCTGCGCGCATCTGAACGAACTGCAGCGCTCGCTGGGCGAAAAAGGTATTCCGCTGATCTATAAAGAGGTGAGCGATTTCTCTGCGCAACTGCAGGCGGTGCAGGCGATATGTGACGAGCATGATGTCACGCACCTTTTTTATAACTACCAGTACGAATTCAACGAGCAGCAGCGGGACCGTCAGCTGGAAAACCGGTTAGACACCGTGGTGTGTCAGGGATTTGATGACAGCGTTATGCTGCCGCCGGGCAGCGTGATGACCGGCAACCACGAGATGTATAAAGTGTTTACCCCGTTCAAAAACGCTTTTATCAAACGCCTGAAAGAGGCGCTGCCGGAGTGCGTCGCCGCGCCCGCCGCAAGGGGCGAAGCCTTAACGGATCTCCCCGAGCTGACGTTTGATTATCCTCAACAGGCGTTTGATGAAACTCTCTTCCCCGCCGATGAAAAAGCGGCCATCACGCAGCTGCGCCACTTCTGCAAACAGGGGGCGGCTGAGTATGAAAGTCAGCGGGATTTTCCCGCCGTCGAGGGAACCAGTCGGTTGTCGGCCTGTTTAGCACTGGGCGTGCTCTCTCCACGCCAGTGTCTGCATCGTCTGCTGGCTGAGCAGCCGCAGGCGCTGGACGGTGCGGCAGGCGCCGTGTGGCTCAACGAGCTTATCTGGCGCGAGTTCTATCGCCATCTGATGACTTATCATCCTGATTTATGTAAACATCGACCTTTCATCCGCTGGACTGAAAACGTCAAGTGGCAGCAAAACGACGATCGGCTCCGCGCCTGGCAAAACGGCATGACGGGCTACCCGATTGTCGATGCCGCGATGCGTCAGCTCAATGCAACCGGGTGGATGCATAACCGCCTGCGCATGATTACTGCCAGCTTTCTGGTAAAAGATCTGCTTATCGACTGGCGCGTCGGGGAGCGGTATTTTATTTCTCAGCTGATCGATGGCGATCTGGCTGCCAATAACGGCGGCTGGCAGTGGGCGGCCTCTACCGGTACCGATGCGGCACCGTATTTCCGCATCTTTAACCCGACAACCCAGGGGCAACGGTTTGACGCCGACGGCGAGTTTATCCGCCACTGGCTTCCGGAGCTTAACGAGGTGCCGGCTAAAGCGATCCATGAACCCTGGACGTGGGCGGATAAGCAGGGCGTAACGCTCGATTATCCTCGCCCCCTCGTCGACCATAAACAGGCGCGCGTCGCCACGCTGGCGGCGTACGAAGCGGCCCGTAATGCGTAA
- a CDS encoding YbfA family protein, giving the protein MDLYKEYPAYIVFMRRTFAVVAGVLALPVMLFWKDRARFYSYLHRVWAKTSEKPVWMDQAEKATCDFY; this is encoded by the coding sequence ATGGATCTTTATAAAGAGTATCCGGCTTATATCGTTTTCATGCGTCGCACTTTCGCCGTAGTGGCTGGCGTGCTGGCACTGCCGGTGATGCTTTTCTGGAAAGACCGCGCACGTTTTTACAGCTATCTGCATCGCGTCTGGGCGAAAACCAGCGAGAAGCCGGTGTGGATGGATCAGGCCGAGAAAGCGACCTGCGATTTCTACTAA
- the kdpF gene encoding K(+)-transporting ATPase subunit F has product MSAGLITGIVLVFLLLGYLVYALINAEAF; this is encoded by the coding sequence GTGAGTGCAGGTCTGATTACCGGCATCGTGCTGGTGTTCCTGTTATTGGGTTATCTGGTTTATGCCCTGATTAATGCGGAGGCATTCTGA
- the kdpA gene encoding potassium-transporting ATPase subunit KdpA, translated as MAAQAFLLIASFLLVLFLLARPLGSLLARMINNVALPGTAGVENALWRLLGTHDREMTWRQYLLAILLLNIIGLAVLFAMLMLQGSLPLNPQQLPGLSWHLALNTAVSFVSNTNWQSYAGETTLSYFSQMAGLTVQNFLSAASGIAVIFALTRAFARQNVNTLGNAWVDLTRITLWILLPIALIIALFFIQQGTLQNLHPYTPYTSLEGAQQLLPMGPVASQEAIKMLGTNGGGFFNANSSHPFENPTALTNLVQMLAIFLIPSALCFAFGEVVNDRRQGRTLLWAMSLIFVVCVALVMWAEWHGNGHLMPLGASSNINMEGKESRFGILASSLYAVVTTAASCGAVNAMHDSFTALGGMIPMWLMQIGEVVFGGVGSGLYGMLLFVLLAVFIAGLMIGRTPEYLGKKIDVREMKLTALAILVTPALVLLGTALALMTVAGRSGIFNPGIHGFSEVLYAVSSAANNNGSAFAGLSANSPFWNCLLAFCMFVGRFGVIVPVMAIAGSLVNKKIQPTTTGTLPTHGALFTGLLIGTVLLVGALTFIPALALGPVAETLSLR; from the coding sequence ATGGCTGCTCAGGCGTTTTTGCTTATTGCCAGCTTCCTGCTGGTGCTGTTCTTACTGGCAAGGCCGTTGGGTTCCTTACTCGCGCGGATGATCAACAACGTGGCGTTACCGGGCACGGCAGGCGTTGAAAACGCGCTGTGGCGGCTTCTGGGAACACACGATCGGGAGATGACCTGGCGGCAGTATCTGCTGGCCATTTTGCTGCTGAATATTATCGGTCTGGCGGTCCTGTTTGCCATGCTGATGCTGCAGGGAAGCCTGCCGCTGAATCCGCAGCAGCTGCCCGGCCTGTCCTGGCACCTGGCCCTGAACACGGCGGTCAGCTTCGTCAGTAACACCAACTGGCAATCCTATGCGGGTGAAACCACGCTCAGTTACTTCAGCCAGATGGCGGGACTGACGGTACAAAACTTTCTCTCTGCGGCGAGCGGTATCGCGGTGATTTTTGCCCTGACGCGGGCGTTTGCGCGTCAGAATGTCAACACGCTGGGCAACGCCTGGGTCGACCTGACCCGGATTACCCTGTGGATCCTGCTTCCCATCGCACTGATCATTGCCCTGTTCTTTATCCAGCAGGGCACCCTGCAAAACCTGCACCCTTACACCCCTTATACCTCGCTTGAAGGGGCACAGCAGCTTCTGCCGATGGGACCTGTCGCGTCGCAGGAGGCCATCAAGATGCTCGGGACTAACGGCGGCGGGTTCTTCAACGCTAACTCATCCCATCCATTTGAAAACCCAACGGCGCTGACCAACCTGGTCCAGATGCTGGCCATCTTCCTGATCCCTTCGGCGCTGTGCTTTGCGTTTGGCGAGGTGGTTAATGACCGCCGTCAGGGACGGACGTTGCTGTGGGCCATGTCGTTAATCTTCGTGGTCTGCGTTGCGCTGGTGATGTGGGCCGAATGGCACGGCAATGGCCACCTTATGCCATTAGGCGCCAGCAGCAATATCAATATGGAAGGCAAAGAGAGCCGCTTCGGTATTCTCGCCAGTAGCCTGTATGCCGTGGTCACCACGGCGGCCTCGTGCGGGGCGGTGAATGCGATGCATGACTCCTTTACGGCACTCGGCGGCATGATCCCGATGTGGCTGATGCAGATCGGTGAAGTGGTGTTTGGCGGCGTTGGCTCGGGGCTGTACGGCATGCTGCTTTTCGTGCTGCTGGCGGTGTTTATCGCCGGTCTGATGATTGGCCGTACCCCCGAGTATTTGGGTAAAAAAATCGACGTGCGCGAGATGAAGCTGACCGCGCTGGCTATTCTGGTTACGCCTGCCCTCGTGCTGCTCGGCACCGCGCTGGCGCTAATGACCGTTGCCGGACGCAGCGGCATTTTTAATCCGGGTATCCACGGCTTTAGCGAAGTGCTGTACGCCGTCTCGTCTGCCGCCAATAACAACGGCAGCGCCTTTGCGGGCCTGAGCGCCAACTCACCGTTCTGGAACTGCCTGCTGGCCTTCTGCATGTTCGTTGGGCGTTTCGGCGTAATTGTGCCGGTGATGGCGATTGCAGGTTCGCTGGTGAATAAAAAAATCCAACCCACGACCACCGGTACGCTGCCTACCCACGGCGCGCTGTTTACCGGGCTGCTGATTGGCACCGTCCTGCTTGTCGGTGCCCTGACCTTTATCCCCGCCCTCGCGTTAGGCCCGGTCGCGGAAACCCTCTCTTTACGCTGA